In Hemiscyllium ocellatum isolate sHemOce1 chromosome 5, sHemOce1.pat.X.cur, whole genome shotgun sequence, the following are encoded in one genomic region:
- the scxa gene encoding basic helix-loop-helix transcription factor scleraxis encodes MSFAMLRSVPSRCLYPEISMLSEGDEELDSESSGSETSFSLGPYGGGAGKRKRKARVTGVIRQRQAANARERDRTNSVNTAFTALRTLIPTEPADRKLSKIETLRLASSYISHLDNVLLLGEAGDGQPCHTSASSYYPGTRVTETESNQPKQICTFCLSNQRRMNKDRDRKSTIRS; translated from the exons ATGTCCTTTGCCATGTTAAGATCAGTCCCCAGTCGCTGCCTCTACCCAGAGATCAGCATGCTGTCGGAAGGTGACGAGGAGCTGGACAGCGAGAGCTCGGGTTCAGAGACATCTTTCAGCCTGGGACCTtatggtggaggtgcaggaaagaggaagaggaaagCCAGGGTAACGGGAGTCATTAGACAGAGACAAGCCGCAAATgccagagaaagagacaggaccAACAGCGTCAACACGGCCTTCACAGCACTTAGGACCCTCATCCCCACCGAGCCCGCAGATAGGAAACTGTCCAAAATAGAGACCCTGCGGTTGGCTTCCAGTTACATCTCACATCTGGATAACGTGTTGCTGCTGGGAGAGGCTGGTGATGGACAACCCTGTCACACAAGTGCATCCAGCTACTATCCTGGCACCAGGGTCACCGAGACAGAGAGCAACCAACCCAAACAGATCTGCACCTTCTGTCTGAGCAACCAGAGGAGAATG AACAAAGACCGAGACAGAAAGAGCACAATTCGAAGTTAA